The following nucleotide sequence is from Corylus avellana chromosome ca7, CavTom2PMs-1.0.
CAATAAACAAATCCTGGTATAAAGTAGTGCGTGTGTGTTAAGAACACTTTGCCTAAGTTTATTAATTgcttatcaaaatataattgaaaggaaagaaaagttcAAGAAAGGTAGCCAATCACCAAAAGCAAATGTCTGATGTCGTCGCGGCTTAATTCTGAATTATCTTCTTGAGTGACATCGAGGAGGGAATCAAGTACATCGCTGCTTGCGTGAGAACCCTTTGATGATGATGCTCTTAATTGTAATCGTTCATTGATTATACCATCAAGAGTCCTAAAACAATTTCTAAAATAAATCTTCAGCCTTCGGCGTACACCTTGTGGGTCAACAAAACGAAGTGCGGGGAAATAGTCAGCAACATTCGGCCTTCCAGCTTCTTCCATGGCACCCAATATGATTTCCAGAAACTCGTGGGACGCAATTGAACAATAGTCTGCCAAGTCTTTAGAGAAAAGTGTGTTTGATATGGCATTCAGGCTAGTTGTGAAGGTTGCTCCACCAATATCTACCACTTGACCACTATTACAAATTTCTTTAACATGATCTACTAGTTGTTGCACCTTTTTTCTCCTAATGGCTTGGGTGGAATCGAGCCTTTGTGAAGCAAATATTTGCGCGGCAGAAACTTTCCTGAGGTTTCTCCAACGACTCGATGTGGGATGCAGCCACACCATTGAAAATTTGTGGTGGTTGAGTGCTCGGACAGCATCCGGGATAGTTCGGCCGGAAAAGATGTGGTCGTATTTTTGCAGTACTTGTTTGGCTAGATCTGGAGAGGAGATGACTATGGTTGTCATGCTCCCGAGCTTGAGAGTCATTAGGGGTCCATAAGTTTTGGAGAGCTTGGAAACGGCTCGGTGGGGTTGGTTTCCTACGAGGTCCAAGATGTTCCCAATAATTGGAAAAGGCTTGGGGCCTGGAGGAAGTCTTGGCGAGCCAGATTTCCAGGCTCTTAGGCCAGAGGCGAGCACATGAATAGATGCCAACACAAAGGGAAGTAGCAGCACAAATGCTAGGTACTCCATTCACCCAATTTTGCTTTATGCTTAGAAGTAGTTAGCATAAGTAATAATGGGCTTGCGTGCATGCATTTATGCAATCCTCTGATCAGGCAAACTGGCGAAGAGAAGATTAGATTCCGGCTAAGAGTTGTTTGATATTCTTGCTGAAAAATTAGATTGGTCGTCCTTTTTGACTAAGAGCAGTGCCAATTCTTAGCACGAGGTTGAAATTATTAGCACCAAGAAATAATTAGAACTAAGTGGAAGTTACGTCCATCTTTCTTCTACTAACAAACATCCAAATTTCAAAAGCCAAATAATGAGGCCACCGAAAACATTTGGACCTCAGTCACCTGATCACATACTACTCGTTCcatcttttgtgttttctcAACCAGCTTGCGAGATTCCTGatcattttttactttctttgttTCTGTTGTATATCTACTAGTGATTGGGATTTTAccgagtaattttagaagttctttttatgttcttcttgagtccctccaagaataatataactattaaaactaccatttgatcaaaattcaataatgatcaatcacaagttcaataatgattttaatagccacatcattgtTGGAGGGACTGAAGAGCGATATAAGagggacttgtaacattactcagaTTTTACCTGTGTATTtccttatattttctctttaatGAAATACTATTtgcctataaataaataaaaatgagaaaattttcACTTTAACCTCTCGACCTACCACAACTTTTGACTCGTGTGacctctttttcatttttctctcaaaatattcttaaagttattaaaaatttaaaaattaaacaattaaaaaaaaaaaaaaaaaaaaaactgcaaaaacCATATATGGCCCAACCACCCATATAAATTGTTAAGATATACAAGTACCCACccccattttgtttttattattttttttaaaaaaataattttaagatgATCATTTTAATCCCAATTCCTAACGAAATTTCTACTTCAACATGCGATAATATATAATACCCAAgactttaatattatttttttaaattatgaggtataaatataaaaatggtAATAATTCAGGaaattaaaagtgcatttttcatgcacatctctttctttctttcttcatttttatattttatttttaagtcctGCACATCTTTTTCAAGCCAGAGCCGAGAGACAGTGAAACACATTTTTTCTAAAGTTCATTCGCAATCATTGACAATCTAAGAAGAATTCAGAAATATCTTATGAAAAAAAGGGCCACATTCATTCCGGGATGGGTTCATCGCATTTTTGCCGAGAAAAATCCAAAGATATCATATTAAAGGGGGTGCCACATTCATTTCTGGGGCCTGAGGGGCTCGGTGCAAGCACacaaacacattgtctttttcAAAGTTTATAGGCTATCTTTGtctatatatgaaagaaaatgtCACTAATCTACAGGACTTAATTCACAATTTATAACAAGGTTGAAACATTAATATAAGAaggtatatatattcattaaataaatgtCACTTGAAGTTTTTATGTTTAGAGTGCAATAGCTAATTTAGTTAATAAAATCTATAAATCTTGTGCAAGGTACTTGGGATTTAATTCTAGAGAAAAATACTTTAGAGGTTCTTAGAGTTTaactttttatcaaatcactcgATAAGGTATATTCTGTTATGAAATCgcctgtttttctttttctttttttttttttttttgagacgtTTGTATAAGAGGGAGagggggaattcgaactagtgacctccgcttcattaggggTAATCTccagctgattgaactacctttTAGAGACTAAAATTGCCTTTTGTATACACTTGTTAggttttttaatgaaaattatggCATTTAAGCGTAAGATCTTGTTAGCCCAATAAATTAAATATGCCCCATCTCAGTTTGaaatatgataaaataataataataataatagtaataataataataaaaggaaaaggaaacaaaaaagaaaaggagggagTAGTAATTGGTTTGTGGCTATTCCTATGTTTTTAGGGTTTGCGTACCAAACCCCACTGCTACGGGGACAGCTCGCAGCGGAGCTAACCCTTAACAAAAGGTAGATATGTGTTATTCCctcctttgtttttattttgggaaaacttcagtTTAGCTTCTTTAACTTACGCGATTTAACAaaccccctcaaacttttaaatcgctcattttggacccctgaactttcaattattcTCAATGTGGACCTTTActtcagattttaaatgttacatgacatttatacctctaacttttatataaaattctaactttacccttaattccaaaaccttttttttttatttatttaaaaaaaaaaacgaaaatcataGATAGTTTGGTCTTTTCGGtatttttaaaggctaaaattgACAAAGGGGTCCATATTAAgagtaattgaaaattcaggtgtccaaattgagaaatttgaaagtttaaggggtttgtcaaatcgtgTGGAAGTTCAAAGggttaaagtgaagtttctccttttattttttatttgtcaaGTTCAGGGTAGCACTTTTGTACATGTAGagttattttattaatcaagGTGTGGTCTTATGCTTATgtgcagtggcggagccacatttGACGTTACCCCTCCCaaggatttaaatttttttttttttttaacccacggcaccctcacaattaaaaaaaaaaaattaaaaaattctttttacaattttacctacccTTCCCATTACCCAATCTCCTGCACCCCCATCCCTTCTCCCGCACGGCTCACCCCCATCCCCATTTAACCCAAAGTCCCAGACCGAGTGACCCACGGCATTACGGCAACCCTTCTTTGCTTCTCAGACTCTCAGTTCTCCCGCACGGCCGCACCCCCATAATCCATTTAACCCACAGCAATTTAACCCACGGCAACCAGTGGCGGTGCACCCCcaccctcccaaaaaaaaaatctctaagacgCTCTCTCACAGTCTCTGAgactctctctagtctcttcgTTTTCTGTTCTTTCTATCACAGATTCACAGGTAACTCCTCGTCTCCTCCTCCCCGGCTTCTCAGTtgcttttgtagttttatgttacagttttttatttttgttctagtttctttcttcttttttttacctagtttaaattttggatttttcaatttattttatcaatttcttGAGATTGTATGGTGGAGAACTCAAACCTAGAGGACAAGAAAAGGCGTTGATGCAGCTGTCAAATTAGGTCTTGATCTGATCTCTCTGATTATTAATTGAATTCCcacatatttatcttttatgacaatttgtaatttttttgttattttcgtTTAATTatcttctgtttggttgcctagaaaaaatagttaaatccatcttttctttctcagtAAGTTGAGGATCGTTTCTTCATTGTTGGAAATTGAGCCATTCATCTAGTTCGTGACCACAGTAGGCAATTGTAAGTTCATAGCCATTTCATACAATGAAAAGCATATGCAGGAATGAAATTTAAACTCACCTGGATATATCTTTTGTAGGTAGACCAAAATTGATATCCCGCCCTTATATTCCGTCTTTAGTTCATCCTCAGAAAATAGGACATCTTCTTTGTAATATGGAGTTAAAACACTAGTccataaatcaaaaaatagattaaaTGGCACTTTAGTAAGAGTTGAGAGTAAATACTAATCCACCAGCTAGCAGACTAAGCAGAAATTTGTAGATAAGGGCATGCAAGCATTTATTTGCTACCATGTACTGAAGCAAATGAGCAAATCAAGAAGTAATGAAAAGAAGTGAAAAGAAGAACCAATTCTTGAACGTGATCTAGCATGTTACTAGAAAATTGAATAAAGTTAGTAAACCTATATGTATCAATGTATTTATATAATGTATTAATGCATCTATGGAGTCTAGTTATGAAGAAATTTTTAATCGATGATTCTCCTACTGCAAGGGAAGATATTCTGAAATGGGCATAAAAGAATGGAAAGGTAGAATCATAGAAAGATGGAAGTTGTTTTATGCAAAATATTTTGGGATGCGATGGTCAAAACCCATAGGAATTAACTACTATACTAAGCGAGATTTGACTATTCAGTCTATTCGTGATAGGCTGTGTTATATTGCCGGAGTTGATTTTTctgtatttaaattttttagattatagtaagaaaaggaaagaaccaATACTCATGGAAGCTTTTTGGAGAAATTCTTGGGATTTTGGAGGAGTTTAAGGTAAATTGtaaatgttgttttgtttcacCTAATTTTGATGCTTTGGTTGAAAACCAtgacttaatttatattttgctcCATTTACAAGAAGAGAGTTTGGGAGAAAAGTTCAAatactttggtgttttctaCAATTCAGTTAATTTGGCCCTTTTGGGTCCGGCGGGTTCTTAGGAAATCGAAATCAAAGACACTCTCTCTATCTTCTCAAGTGAGTCACAACCCTAGTAatttcctaaaccctaaacttttgtgctacattttttattcatcctctgtttttcctctgtttaatttgtgggttttaaactttaatgtttattttgttgcttatatccATATAACCTttgattaaacattaatttaatttcactattaatatgaatgattgaataaactttaatatccGTATGATtggttattttgttgtttaatgtttataaactttgattgtctcttacgGGGTCGtcatttaacttgaaaattttaggttcatgaatcatgttaaaatttaaaactatcgattcattcttcaaaaagaaagaagccgacatttcaaaaagtaatatACCGTTGGAATCTAATGCCAAAACTTCAAATTCCAATGAGCGTCATCTTAAATCTCcaagggttgaagatgaagaacatcctTTTTAATCTCCAATTGCGGAAACACGAGAATCATTTTAAATCATCCACACTCAatgttaatgaagttgatgtttcTTCTATTTCTATAGAGTGAGATCCAGGATTACGTCATCCGATGTGGCACTATCTAGTCAATCGACGTGATGAAATAAGACGGACTTATTTGAAAGATGGTCCAAATCAATTTATTCTTACAAATTATCCACTTTCTGGAATAGAAAATCACCCTCGTCACTTTCAAGCCTCTTGGTTCACACAATTTCCTTGGCTTGAGTATTCTCGTTCTAAGGATACTGCATATTGTCTACCATGTTATCTTTTTACTATGAAAAAATATGGACGTCCTGGATGGGATGTATTTACTATCAAGGGATTTAGAAATTAGAGAAAAGTTCATGAGGaaaaaaattgtgcctttttTACTCATATTGGGGAGGATCTTTGTTTACCTCATAATAATGCTATGAAATCTTATGAGGATTTACGAAATCAATCACGGTATATCGATAAAATATTCAATGCACAAAGTaccaaacaaattcaaaataatcgaCCATGTGTGAAAACTTCTATTGATGCTGTTCGGTGGATTGCATTCCAAGGATGTCCTTATAGAGGTCATGATGAGATTCTTAATTCAAAAAATCGAGGTAATTTTCTTGAGCTGATTAAGATTTTGGCATCATATAATGATAAAGTTACAagtgttgttttggaaaatgctcCAAAATCTTCAAAGTATACTTCACATACAATTCAAAAGGAGATTTTGCAAGTCATTGCAAGTAAAGTGCAAGATAAAATTCGTGAAGATATTGGAAACTCTAAATTTTGCATCATTGTTGATGAGGCATGTGATGAGTCTAAGAGATAACAAATGAcaattgttttgagatttgttgacaaatatggttttatacaagaacgTTCATTTGATATAGTTCATGTTAAAGATACATCGGCATTAACTCTAAAAAATGGAATATCTGATGTTCTCTTTCATCATTGccttgatattcaaaatatcTGTGGACAAGGATATGATGGTGCTAGTAATATGCATGGTGAATGGAAGggattgcaagcattatttcttaatgattgttcttgtgcatactatgttcattgttttgctcATTGATTACAATTAACATTAGTTGCTGCATCTAGAGACATGTCTTTTGTTCATGTGTTCTTCATAAATTTGAGCTTTGTTATCAATGTGGCTAGTGCTTTATGTAAACGTCATGATCAACTACAAGCTGTTCATGCAACACAAATTGCACATATGCAAGCTATTGGTGAGCTTGAAACTGGAAAAAGAGGCTAACCAAATTAGAACTTTGAAACGAGCTGGTGATTCTCATTGGGATTctcattttaattctatttataGTCTAATAGGAATGTTTGATGCTACTTGTACAGTTCTTGAAGATGTTGGAAGAGAAGGAGGTACTTACTCTCAACGAGGAGATGCTAAGGCTGCTTATAAAATGCTTACATCCTTCgagttcatatttattttacatttaatgaaAGAAATCTTGGGCATCACTAATGTTCTTTGTGAAGTTTTGCAGCAAAAATCTCAAGACATTTTGAATGCTATTCATTCAGTTTCTATTGCAAAAAAACTTatccaaaagttgagagatGATGGTTGGGATAATTTGCTTGAAAACGTTGTCTCTTTctccaagaaagctaaaattgaCATTCCGGATTTGAGTGCTCGTTATATTGAAAGTCGAGGTCGTAGTCAAAAGAATCACATTACATTggagcatcattatcattttgacatattcaatatTACTAtcgactttcaattgcaagagcttgaTAGTAGGTTTGGTGAAAAGGCGATGGAACTTTTGATACTTCGCTTTGCTTTGGATCCAAAAGATGCTTATAAATCCTTTAAAATTGACGATATATGTATCCTTGCGGAGAAGATTTatccttttgatttttctgagcagaagaaaattaatttgagatatcaGTTGAAGTATTTTTGAACTTGATGTACTACTGATCcaacattacaaaatttgtcttccatTGCAGAATTATGCCAAGGATTGACAAAGACgaaaaaatcaaagacatattatcttattgatagattgattcatcttgttttgactcttccagtgtctacagcaactaccgaacgagcactttcagcaatgaaaattgttaaaatgcgacttcgcaacaaaatggaagatgattttcttgcaaatagtttagttctctatattgaaaagaaaattgctgagagcttcgatttagattcgatacttgatgattttgtacttctaagagaccgtAAAGTACAATtctagacctttttttttttttttttagtatttttgtctttttgatatagtgtcgacatgttacatttctaatatatcagtttgagcacatatttataaacttttatagatattttttgtgatgcatatattgtgtgaattaccaaatttttagggtgaagaAGATTTTTAGgaggcaaaaaaaattttaatggcaCTCCCAATATAAAATGTCTTGCTCCGTCACTGCTTATGTgttacaacttttattaaaaatccttatgatgatatatataactccttatatataaaaggagtgatttgataaattttaaatCCTAAAGACTGATTCGCGATAAGTTGATATGTTAAGAGACAAAGAGTTGTTTTTACAGAATAATAAAAGTAACCCTACAAATAATGAAAGTGCTATCCAAGTCCTTTAGCTTACCCGTAACCAATAAAGCCTTTAGAGCACTACCATTGGAAGAACCAAATGCTCATTTTAGCCAAAATTAGAATGGGTTTTTGAAAACACACTTTAAGATGAAAATATGCtcaaatcaactttttttttaaaaaaaaaaaaaaaaaaattgtttacgtctgttattattattattttttaaaatatgttatcTATTTCAAAAGCGATCAAAATCTTGAATAATacagtttacaaaaaaaaaaaaaaaaaaaaaaaaaaaataactcttAATGAATAATCAAGCGtataaaaactcttacaatcacaaaAGCATCAAGCTCTTAAATtcctagccgaagctaaaagattatACGTCATAAAgttcaaaatcataaaaatcttACAGTGAAAACCTACGACATCTACATCTGCTATCCTATGCCCAATCTTCAGCTTATAGAACAGATTTCTCCGATGCAAATTCAATCCAGAACATAGGTAGTCATTCTTGAGGCATGACCAAAAGCACCACGCCAAAACTAGTCATTCTCAACCCAAAAGGTCAAAAGATTATTCACATCCTAAGCCCAAACGCGAAGGCAATAAGACAAGCAagaaaatacagggaaaaacaaaaccaacaaagaCGGATGTATGCGCAT
It contains:
- the LOC132186463 gene encoding geraniol 8-hydroxylase-like, which translates into the protein MEYLAFVLLLPFVLASIHVLASGLRAWKSGSPRLPPGPKPFPIIGNILDLVGNQPHRAVSKLSKTYGPLMTLKLGSMTTIVISSPDLAKQVLQKYDHIFSGRTIPDAVRALNHHKFSMVWLHPTSSRWRNLRKVSAAQIFASQRLDSTQAIRRKKVQQLVDHVKEICNSGQVVDIGGATFTTSLNAISNTLFSKDLADYCSIASHEFLEIILGAMEEAGRPNVADYFPALRFVDPQGVRRRLKIYFRNCFRTLDGIINERLQLRASSSKGSHASSDVLDSLLDVTQEDNSELSRDDIRHLLLDLFIAGIDTTSSTVEWAMAELLRNPEKMAKARKELEDVLGKDEHVQESDISKLPYLQAIVKETLRLHPPAPFLGPHKAEIDKEVCGFTVPKNAQILVNVWAMGRDSSIWPNPDLFVPERFLEKDINFKGGDFELIPFGAGRRICPGLPLANRMVHLMLASLVHYFNWNLADELKAKDLNMSETFGITLHKAEPLRAIPIRFG
- the LOC132188028 gene encoding uncharacterized protein LOC132188028, giving the protein MTIVLRFVDKYGFIQERSFDIVHVKDTSALTLKNGISDVLFHHCLDIQNICGQGYDGASNMHVAASRDMSFVHVFFINLSFVINVASALCKRHDQLQAVHATQIAHMQAIGMFDATCTVLEDVGREGGTYSQRGDAKAAYKMLTSFEFIFILHLMKEILGITNVLCEVLQQKSQDILNAIHSVSIAKKLIQKLRDDGWDNLLENVVSFSKKAKIDIPDLSARYIESRGRSQKNHITLEHHYHFDIFNITIDFQLQELDSRFGEKAMELLILRFALDPKDAYKSFKIDDICILAEKIYPFDFSEQKKINLRYQLKYF